In Promicromonospora sp. Populi, one genomic interval encodes:
- a CDS encoding carboxymuconolactone decarboxylase family protein, producing the protein MLPHVNIGKQFADPYKAFVAFGKQVDAAGTSAGLPAILIELIKIRVSQLNGCAYCLRMHTRDAVAAGETTDRLAVLPAWWESQYFTDQEQAALTLAERVTRIADEHTAPAPQIDIEAVLSAPQIAAVTWLAVAYNGWNRIAVASHYPVGP; encoded by the coding sequence ATGCTCCCGCACGTCAACATCGGCAAGCAGTTCGCTGACCCCTACAAGGCCTTCGTGGCCTTCGGCAAGCAGGTCGACGCGGCCGGGACGTCCGCGGGCCTGCCGGCGATCCTGATTGAGCTGATCAAGATCCGGGTGTCACAGCTCAACGGCTGTGCGTACTGCCTTCGGATGCACACCCGCGACGCCGTCGCCGCGGGCGAGACGACCGATCGGCTCGCGGTGCTCCCGGCATGGTGGGAGTCGCAGTACTTCACGGATCAGGAACAGGCGGCGCTGACCCTGGCGGAGCGGGTCACCCGGATCGCGGACGAGCACACTGCGCCGGCGCCCCAGATCGACATCGAGGCTGTGCTCTCCGCACCGCAGATCGCGGCCGTGACCTGGCTCGCGGTCGCGTACAACGGCTGGAACCGGATCGCTGTCGCTAGCCATTACCCGGTGGGGCCCTGA
- a CDS encoding glycosyl hydrolase, whose product MFHPFASTGSTERLGRERRARIAVLTAVVLVASTITAIPSVAADPIPEGAGSYTTDQVGPAPEGCAPLATDARAYITDSAPQGAVPTNDWWSSLSFKKFDCSMSEPLHAHPVSYKPTPGGLGLSYTQQPTLYGTPGGIGEFHYPYSQDLVVGVAGLNASVAEVADWSDWTVTPSWSDGARSMTATIGHGLPMTWFEMAGGDALLTGGSDLRVWLRDGARIGFSTGGADYVAFAPTGSSWTTSGSVLRSNLNGRGYLSVAALPTTPADNDAARTAQANSFTPYAYVEVTGTRADYVYDEATSIVRTTYSFETEAHEGTNEGTIVALYPHQEVYLEGSAGDGPGDGAAGNRDYVSARGAMTTLIGATSFTTDTPFTGVLPEVPSVATADGDANARLDALLDAEAGDPMSIDAADTYWTGKALGRAVRIAEIADQLDRTGVRDTALAQIEAALTDWFTASPGETEQVFAYNQNWGTLVGFPAAYGSDRELNDHHFHYGYFILAAATLARFDPAWATDQQFGGMVDQLIADANNFDRTDTRYPYLRDFDIYAGHDWAAGHGAFVNGNNQESSSEGQNFANGLIQWGVATGDDAARDAGIYLYATQTAAIQQYWFDGSGAMPDAFGHSTVGMIWGSGGAYATWFSGEAEMIQGINTLPVTGGHLYLGLRPDDVVANYDEMVDVNNGNPTVWQDILWSYLALGDGDRALAALDADRQYPVEEGESRAHTYHWIANIAALGTLDSTVTADSPVAAVFTKNGERTYVASNITRSPLTVRFSDGTSLAVPVGRTVTSGAHTWSGGGAPSGPEDPTDPTDPPDPVSTTFYLTAGGALTPAPGSAATAVLGARSGPDAVGDPSTGLTATVEHVTGEFGGLRTAFDLGLDAGTNVGNGTRLRVSYDLDGNGSFDRVETYRYFATDPVPGFERYTSTNNALESSAGTLGDITNGTIKVEVWNVLGNATSLLNLANSVLEVPFGPSAVS is encoded by the coding sequence ATGTTCCATCCCTTTGCCAGCACAGGTTCTACGGAGCGACTAGGCCGGGAGCGGCGTGCGCGAATCGCCGTCCTCACAGCGGTCGTGCTCGTCGCCTCCACGATCACCGCCATTCCATCCGTGGCGGCCGACCCGATACCCGAGGGGGCCGGGAGCTATACGACCGATCAGGTCGGCCCAGCACCCGAGGGGTGCGCCCCGCTCGCAACCGATGCTCGCGCGTACATCACCGACTCGGCGCCGCAAGGGGCCGTGCCGACGAACGACTGGTGGTCGTCGCTGAGCTTCAAGAAGTTCGACTGCTCGATGAGCGAGCCACTCCACGCGCACCCCGTGTCGTACAAACCGACGCCGGGTGGCCTCGGCCTTTCCTACACGCAGCAGCCCACCCTCTACGGGACACCCGGCGGGATCGGGGAGTTCCACTACCCGTACAGCCAGGACCTCGTCGTCGGGGTCGCGGGACTGAACGCCTCCGTCGCCGAGGTCGCGGACTGGAGCGACTGGACCGTCACCCCGTCGTGGAGCGACGGGGCACGCTCCATGACGGCGACGATCGGGCACGGTCTACCCATGACCTGGTTCGAGATGGCGGGTGGGGACGCGCTCCTCACCGGCGGGTCGGACCTGCGCGTGTGGCTCCGCGACGGCGCCCGCATCGGCTTCAGCACGGGCGGCGCCGACTACGTCGCGTTCGCGCCGACCGGATCGTCCTGGACGACGTCGGGCAGCGTGTTGCGCAGCAACCTGAATGGCAGGGGCTATCTCTCCGTCGCCGCCCTTCCCACGACCCCGGCGGACAACGACGCGGCGCGCACCGCCCAGGCGAACTCGTTCACGCCGTATGCCTATGTCGAGGTGACCGGGACCCGCGCCGATTACGTCTACGACGAGGCGACGAGCATCGTCCGTACGACGTACTCGTTCGAGACCGAGGCGCACGAGGGCACAAACGAGGGCACGATCGTCGCGCTCTACCCGCATCAAGAGGTGTACCTCGAGGGGTCAGCCGGCGACGGACCGGGCGACGGCGCAGCCGGCAACCGCGACTACGTGTCGGCACGCGGCGCGATGACCACGCTGATCGGAGCGACGTCGTTCACGACCGACACCCCGTTCACCGGTGTGCTGCCGGAGGTCCCCTCGGTAGCTACCGCGGACGGCGACGCGAACGCGCGGCTTGATGCCCTTCTGGACGCCGAGGCCGGTGACCCGATGAGCATCGACGCCGCCGACACCTACTGGACCGGCAAGGCGCTCGGCCGCGCGGTGCGCATCGCGGAGATCGCGGACCAGCTCGACCGCACGGGCGTCCGCGACACGGCGCTCGCACAGATCGAGGCCGCGCTCACGGACTGGTTCACAGCGAGCCCCGGCGAGACGGAGCAGGTGTTCGCCTACAACCAGAACTGGGGCACCCTGGTGGGCTTCCCCGCCGCGTACGGGTCGGACAGAGAGCTGAACGACCATCACTTCCACTACGGGTACTTCATCCTCGCGGCCGCCACTCTGGCGCGATTCGATCCGGCCTGGGCCACCGACCAGCAGTTCGGCGGCATGGTCGACCAGCTGATCGCGGACGCGAACAACTTCGACCGCACCGACACGCGCTACCCGTACCTGCGGGACTTCGACATCTACGCCGGCCACGACTGGGCGGCCGGCCACGGCGCCTTCGTCAACGGCAACAACCAGGAGTCGAGCTCGGAGGGCCAGAACTTCGCGAACGGCCTCATCCAGTGGGGTGTGGCCACCGGCGACGACGCCGCTCGTGACGCCGGGATCTACCTCTACGCCACGCAGACTGCGGCGATCCAGCAGTACTGGTTCGACGGGTCCGGCGCGATGCCCGATGCATTCGGCCACTCCACCGTGGGCATGATCTGGGGCAGCGGCGGCGCCTACGCGACCTGGTTCAGCGGCGAGGCCGAGATGATCCAGGGCATCAACACCCTGCCGGTCACGGGCGGCCACCTCTACCTGGGCCTGCGCCCCGACGACGTGGTCGCCAACTACGACGAGATGGTCGACGTCAACAACGGCAACCCGACCGTCTGGCAGGACATCCTGTGGTCCTACCTAGCGCTCGGCGACGGCGACCGGGCGCTCGCCGCCCTCGACGCCGACCGCCAGTACCCGGTGGAGGAGGGCGAGAGCCGCGCGCACACCTATCACTGGATCGCCAACATCGCCGCGCTGGGCACCCTCGACTCGACGGTGACCGCCGACTCTCCCGTGGCCGCCGTGTTCACGAAGAACGGGGAGCGCACCTACGTAGCCTCGAACATCACGCGGTCGCCCCTCACGGTCCGGTTCTCGGACGGAACCTCGCTCGCGGTGCCGGTCGGTAGGACCGTCACCTCGGGTGCGCATACGTGGAGCGGGGGCGGTGCGCCGAGCGGCCCCGAAGACCCGACGGACCCGACCGATCCACCCGATCCCGTTTCGACGACGTTCTACCTGACCGCGGGCGGCGCCCTGACCCCTGCCCCCGGTTCTGCGGCCACGGCAGTGCTGGGCGCGCGTTCGGGACCTGACGCGGTCGGCGACCCGAGCACCGGGCTCACCGCCACCGTCGAGCACGTCACTGGCGAGTTCGGCGGCCTGCGCACGGCGTTCGATCTCGGCCTGGACGCAGGAACGAACGTCGGCAACGGCACGCGCCTGCGCGTCTCTTACGACCTCGACGGCAACGGTTCCTTCGACCGGGTGGAGACATACCGCTACTTCGCCACGGATCCGGTGCCCGGCTTCGAGCGCTACACCTCCACGAACAACGCGCTGGAGAGCTCCGCGGGCACCCTCGGTGACATCACCAACGGCACGATCAAGGTGGAGGTCTGGAACGTGCTCGGCAACGCGACCTCCCTCCTGAACCTCGCGAACTCCGTGCTGGAGGTGCCGTTCGGGCCGTCGGCGGTGAGCTGA
- a CDS encoding chorismate-binding protein, with protein MSAVPSSAFASTPTSHPLLDRVLASDGSLPFALLRREGDTEVEVLVGDVVDADLLRDIPLDGAPVLAVVPFRQARERGFTVHDDGVPLRCIVVRESERVPLSDAVAALPPEPVAAEPLGFDIPDDEYAGTVRRVIDDEIGQGAGANFVVMRRFEARTEAAPVPTLTSWFRALLTHEIGSYWTFAVHAPAPSASAGPAGEPLSLAGATPERHLTVHDGVARMNPISGTYRHPASGPTRDGVLDFLSDIKENEELFMVVDEEMKMMSALCPDGGRIVGPYLKQMARLSHTEYLLEGRTTLDPREALRLTMFAPTVTGSPMENACTVIARHETRPRGYYSGFLALFEPDGASYSLDAPILIRTAYLHDGGRVSVPAGATLVRHSVPEHEVAETRAKAAGVLASLGLVPRGAGPDAVVDLNAQPGVAEALAARNGQLAEFWVRPQEAEASPLTGRNVLVIDHEDQFTNMLAHQLRHLGMNARVVRWDAVDDVLADDLVVLGPGPGDPRDHEDPRIAAITRRIHERVTAGRPLLAVCLSHQVLAGLAGFPLRALPTPRQGVRLDADVFGTTAAVGYYNTFGAQLTTITAADADNPVARLALEPSVDTDGVLTALRGPRVASVQGHLESVLSADGLTVLDALARHVLEVGATSSPAH; from the coding sequence ATGTCCGCCGTCCCCAGCTCCGCCTTCGCCTCAACACCCACCAGCCATCCCCTCCTCGACCGGGTCCTGGCCTCCGACGGATCGCTCCCGTTCGCGCTCCTGCGCCGCGAGGGTGACACCGAGGTCGAGGTACTTGTCGGCGACGTCGTCGACGCCGACCTGCTGCGCGACATCCCGCTCGACGGCGCCCCGGTGCTCGCCGTCGTCCCGTTCCGTCAGGCGCGCGAGCGCGGTTTCACCGTGCACGACGACGGCGTTCCCCTCCGCTGCATAGTCGTGCGCGAGTCGGAGCGGGTCCCGCTGTCCGACGCCGTCGCGGCGCTCCCGCCCGAGCCCGTCGCCGCCGAGCCGCTCGGCTTCGACATTCCCGACGACGAGTACGCGGGCACCGTGCGCCGCGTCATCGACGACGAGATCGGTCAGGGCGCCGGGGCCAACTTCGTAGTGATGCGCCGCTTCGAGGCCCGGACCGAAGCCGCGCCCGTTCCCACGCTGACCTCGTGGTTCCGTGCCCTGCTCACGCACGAGATCGGCTCGTACTGGACCTTCGCGGTGCACGCCCCGGCGCCTTCGGCGAGCGCCGGGCCGGCCGGGGAGCCGCTGTCTCTGGCCGGTGCCACTCCCGAGCGGCACCTGACCGTGCACGACGGCGTGGCCCGGATGAACCCGATCAGCGGCACCTATCGCCACCCGGCGTCGGGCCCCACGCGCGACGGCGTCCTCGACTTCCTGAGCGACATCAAGGAGAACGAGGAGCTCTTCATGGTGGTCGACGAGGAGATGAAGATGATGAGCGCCCTGTGCCCCGACGGCGGGCGCATCGTCGGCCCGTACCTCAAGCAGATGGCCCGCCTCAGCCACACCGAGTACCTCCTGGAGGGCCGCACCACGCTCGACCCGCGCGAGGCGTTGCGCCTGACAATGTTCGCGCCCACCGTGACCGGGTCCCCCATGGAGAACGCCTGCACGGTCATCGCCCGTCACGAGACCCGCCCGCGCGGCTACTACTCGGGTTTCCTCGCCCTTTTCGAGCCCGACGGCGCGAGCTATTCGCTCGACGCCCCGATCCTCATCCGCACGGCTTATCTGCACGACGGCGGGCGGGTGTCCGTCCCGGCCGGAGCGACCCTCGTGCGCCACTCGGTGCCAGAGCACGAGGTCGCGGAGACGCGAGCGAAGGCGGCGGGGGTGCTCGCCTCGCTCGGGCTGGTGCCGCGTGGCGCCGGCCCCGACGCCGTCGTCGACCTGAATGCGCAGCCCGGCGTCGCCGAGGCGCTGGCCGCGCGTAACGGCCAGCTCGCGGAGTTCTGGGTCCGTCCGCAGGAGGCCGAGGCCTCGCCGCTGACCGGGCGGAACGTCCTCGTGATCGACCATGAGGACCAGTTCACGAACATGCTCGCCCACCAGCTGCGCCATCTGGGCATGAACGCCCGCGTGGTCCGGTGGGACGCCGTCGACGATGTCCTTGCGGACGACCTCGTCGTCCTCGGACCGGGACCAGGCGACCCGCGCGACCACGAGGACCCGCGCATCGCCGCCATCACCCGGCGGATCCACGAGCGGGTGACCGCGGGCCGGCCGCTGCTCGCGGTCTGCCTCAGCCACCAGGTGCTCGCCGGGCTCGCGGGCTTCCCGCTCCGCGCGCTGCCCACTCCGCGTCAGGGTGTGCGGCTCGACGCCGACGTGTTCGGCACCACCGCCGCCGTCGGCTACTACAACACCTTCGGCGCGCAGCTCACGACCATTACTGCGGCCGACGCCGACAACCCCGTGGCACGGCTCGCCCTGGAACCGTCAGTGGACACGGACGGCGTGCTCACGGCGCTGCGCGGCCCCCGTGTCGCGTCGGTCCAGGGGCACCTGGAGTCGGTGCTCTCGGCCGACGGGCTAACCGTGCTCGACGCCCTGGCCCGGCATGTTCTGGAGGTCGGGGCAACATCCTCCCCAGCCCACTGA
- a CDS encoding DUF222 domain-containing protein, with product MILPGGTDTTSSVSRQVQAEWVDLLGELEAVKNAATATQARLAVALEVATKSDEAEQSIRAERRGRGVPSQVGLAMRCSPHAGTSFLGTARVWLTEMPHTFDALRTGVLSQWRATLLVRETSHLSTEHRARIDEEVCGPANLAVLARMGTRRLVARIKELAAQLDVHACVKRNARAVSQRRVSVRPAPDLMVYLTALVPMQQGIQAYAQLKAHADATKATGDERGTGQIMADTLIERVTGREPGHADEVPVTINLLVSDQALLAGEHQPHSNQPNRNQPGRNQPGGDQPGRNRSGEQPGVIVEGMPAGAGTVPAPVVRNLVAHAIDADAAWLRAIYVDPNGRLLATTSTSRFHPQGLAALLRAREQGICATSWCDAPVRHIDHVIPHTQGGATSLDNGQGLCARCNHAKQAPDWTQKATDVEGRQAVETVTPTGHTYTSVAPRPPEPVREPAAPVREPAAPVREPAAPVREPAEPPREPVQDPGRQPVPEWTPAVGMGEPGARASRSRYSIGCRTTPAHGAIAYRPRRDRGPGRRPSRRPRRADLAWA from the coding sequence ATGATCCTGCCAGGCGGTACCGACACAACGTCCTCCGTGTCGAGGCAGGTGCAGGCCGAGTGGGTGGATCTGCTGGGTGAGCTGGAGGCGGTGAAGAATGCTGCGACGGCGACGCAGGCGCGGCTGGCTGTGGCGCTGGAGGTGGCTACGAAGTCCGACGAGGCTGAGCAGAGCATTCGTGCCGAGCGGCGTGGTCGTGGTGTGCCGAGCCAGGTGGGTTTGGCGATGCGGTGCAGTCCGCATGCGGGTACCTCGTTCCTGGGTACCGCCCGGGTCTGGCTGACCGAGATGCCGCACACGTTCGACGCCCTGCGCACCGGGGTGCTGTCCCAGTGGCGCGCGACCCTGCTGGTGCGCGAGACCTCGCATCTCTCGACGGAGCACCGGGCGCGGATCGATGAGGAGGTCTGCGGCCCGGCGAACCTGGCCGTGCTGGCCCGGATGGGCACCCGGCGGCTGGTCGCCCGGATCAAGGAGCTGGCCGCCCAGCTCGATGTGCACGCGTGCGTGAAGCGCAACGCGCGAGCCGTATCGCAGCGGCGGGTCTCGGTGCGTCCCGCCCCGGACCTCATGGTGTACCTGACCGCGCTGGTGCCCATGCAGCAGGGCATCCAGGCGTACGCCCAGCTCAAGGCACACGCGGATGCGACCAAGGCGACGGGTGACGAGCGCGGCACGGGGCAGATCATGGCGGACACCCTGATCGAGCGGGTCACCGGCCGCGAACCCGGACACGCCGACGAGGTCCCGGTCACGATCAACCTCCTCGTCTCCGACCAGGCGCTCCTGGCCGGCGAGCACCAGCCCCACAGCAACCAGCCCAACAGGAACCAGCCCGGCAGGAACCAGCCCGGCGGTGACCAGCCCGGCAGGAACCGGTCCGGCGAGCAACCCGGTGTCATCGTGGAGGGCATGCCCGCCGGGGCAGGTACCGTTCCGGCCCCGGTGGTGCGGAACCTGGTCGCGCACGCGATCGACGCCGACGCGGCATGGCTGCGCGCGATCTACGTCGACCCGAACGGCCGGCTGCTAGCCACCACATCAACCTCACGGTTCCACCCGCAAGGCCTGGCCGCGCTGCTGCGCGCCCGCGAACAGGGCATCTGCGCCACCTCCTGGTGCGACGCACCCGTGCGACACATCGACCACGTCATCCCACACACCCAGGGCGGCGCAACCAGCCTCGACAACGGGCAAGGCCTGTGCGCCCGCTGCAACCACGCAAAACAAGCACCCGACTGGACGCAGAAAGCGACGGATGTCGAGGGTCGGCAGGCCGTGGAGACGGTCACGCCAACGGGCCACACCTACACATCGGTCGCGCCCCGACCGCCCGAGCCCGTGCGAGAACCGGCTGCGCCCGTGCGGGAACCGGCTGCGCCCGTGCGGGAACCGGCTGCGCCCGTGCGGGAACCGGCCGAGCCCCCGCGAGAACCGGTCCAAGACCCGGGCAGGCAACCCGTACCCGAGTGGACCCCGGCCGTCGGCATGGGCGAACCCGGCGCTCGCGCGTCACGCAGCAGATACTCCATCGGCTGTCGGACGACGCCTGCCCACGGCGCCATCGCCTACCGGCCCCGCCGAGACCGGGGCCCTGGGCGCCGACCGTCCCGACGGCCACGCCGGGCCGACCTCGCCTGGGCTTAG
- a CDS encoding NUDIX domain-containing protein, whose protein sequence is MAKTSAGLLLYRTLPDGGLEVLLGHMGGPFWARKDAGAWTLLKGELEPGEEPHAAALREAGEELGLELPTSAAPDVELGEVRQRTGKLVVAWAREWPHPWTDLAEARSNTVEIEWPPRSGKRIEIPEIDRVAWFGPDEASRLVVSAQAVFVDRLAEALAR, encoded by the coding sequence ATGGCGAAAACGAGTGCTGGGCTCCTGCTCTACCGAACCCTGCCCGACGGCGGGCTCGAGGTGCTGCTCGGCCACATGGGCGGGCCGTTCTGGGCCCGCAAGGACGCTGGAGCGTGGACGCTGCTCAAGGGCGAGCTCGAACCCGGCGAGGAGCCACACGCCGCAGCGCTGCGTGAGGCCGGAGAGGAGCTCGGGCTGGAGCTACCTACGTCGGCCGCGCCGGACGTCGAGCTCGGTGAGGTACGTCAGCGCACGGGCAAGCTGGTCGTCGCCTGGGCGCGCGAGTGGCCTCATCCCTGGACCGACCTGGCGGAGGCGCGGAGCAACACTGTCGAGATCGAGTGGCCGCCGCGGTCAGGGAAACGCATCGAGATCCCGGAGATCGACCGCGTCGCCTGGTTCGGACCGGACGAGGCAAGCCGTCTCGTCGTCAGCGCGCAGGCGGTGTTCGTCGATCGGCTGGCGGAGGCCTTGGCGAGGTGA
- a CDS encoding HAD family hydrolase — MTSEATRLDSAATSISESRTVLAALDIDGTLAPSGTMQIAHAVQDAVSRFRAAGHHVVLASGRSLVGVLPIARILGLTDGWVIASNGAITARLNQRALRGYELEDVQNFDPGPVVRLARAMFPGVQIGAERVGWGYDVTHLFPTGQLNGAQQIVSPDYLGERSTTRLVLRGPGVERLAGPVRAAGLTALLLEPGWVDVTAPGLSKATALEKVRANLGIDPSRTAAIGDGENDLEMLRWAAHGVAMGHAPARVREMADGVTGTLDQHGAASALDALSV, encoded by the coding sequence ATGACATCGGAGGCGACAAGGCTGGATAGTGCGGCCACAAGCATCTCGGAGAGCAGGACGGTTCTGGCCGCGCTCGACATCGACGGCACCCTTGCGCCATCGGGCACCATGCAGATCGCACACGCGGTGCAGGACGCAGTGTCCCGCTTCCGGGCCGCCGGGCACCACGTGGTCCTAGCCTCAGGCCGATCCCTGGTCGGAGTTCTGCCGATCGCCCGAATCCTGGGCCTGACCGACGGGTGGGTGATCGCCTCCAACGGTGCGATCACCGCACGCCTGAACCAGCGAGCACTGCGCGGCTACGAGCTGGAGGACGTGCAGAATTTCGACCCGGGACCGGTGGTGCGGCTAGCGCGTGCCATGTTCCCGGGCGTTCAGATCGGTGCTGAACGAGTCGGGTGGGGATACGACGTCACCCACCTGTTCCCGACGGGGCAGCTCAACGGCGCCCAGCAGATCGTCTCGCCCGATTATCTGGGGGAGCGGTCCACGACCCGGCTGGTACTGCGCGGGCCCGGTGTCGAGCGCTTGGCCGGCCCCGTACGCGCCGCAGGTCTGACTGCGCTCCTGTTGGAACCGGGCTGGGTGGACGTCACTGCACCGGGCCTGAGCAAGGCGACTGCCCTGGAGAAGGTGCGGGCGAACCTGGGCATAGACCCGTCGCGGACTGCCGCAATCGGCGACGGAGAGAACGACCTGGAGATGCTTCGCTGGGCCGCACACGGAGTCGCGATGGGGCATGCGCCCGCCCGAGTGCGCGAGATGGCGGACGGGGTCACCGGAACTCTCGACCAACACGGTGCCGCGAGCGCGCTCGACGCACTCAGCGTGTAA